CCAGGCCGGATTCGGCCTGGGCGGCCAGGAAGAGCAGTTCGGGCTCGGCGCGCTTGCCGAGCAGGGGCTTGAGCACGTCCAGGGCCCGGGCGTACTCCCGCAAGTCCACCAGAACCTGGGCGAATTGTTCCCGGGCCTGGTCGTCCTTGGGGAAGCGGGCCACGTAGGCGTCGAAGACGGCGGCCGCCTGATCCGGCTTGCCCTCCATGAGCCAGGCGTTGGCCAGGTAGAGATTGAGCGCACGATCGTCGGGGTAGCGGGACAGGCCTTCCTGGAGCGCCTGGCGGGCCAGACCCACCTGCTCGTTGTTCCAATAGAGGTTGGCCTTGTCCAAATAGAGTTCGGCCGAAGGCCGCTCCGCCAGAACCCGGTCCAGGGCCTCGGCCGCGATCTTCTGGTACCCCAGGGCCTGGGCCAGGGTCTCCTGGTTCATGGGCTGGGTCCGGGTCAGACGCTGGAGGCGCAGAATCTGGTCCTGGTAGACGAGATAATAATATTGCACCCGGGCCTCGGGGGAGAGGCCGGGCCCGACGGCCTGCCGGGCCGGACCGGCCTGCCGGGCGGCGCATCCGCCGAGCAGCGCCAGGGCCAGCGCGACCCACAAGACCGCATAACGGGACGAACGCAGCATCCTCACTCCCTGACCTCGCGGCCCGAAAGCCGTCGGCCCGTTCCGGAGAGGTCCTTGAGCCGCTGTTGCAGTTCGCGGCCGAGGGCCAGCCCCTGTTCGATCATCTGGGGTCCGTACTTGCGGCCCGTGCGGGTGCGGAAGGTTCCGCCCACGGCCTCCACCCGGGCCAGGCCCTCGGGGAAGCGGTCGGCGATCTCCTTCAGGGACCACTCCGCGTAGTCGCATATCTCCCAGAGCGTGGTCACGAAATTGTCCGGCCCCCAGCGGAACTTGTCCGCGTCGTAGAGCGCCCCGGCCAGCAGCCGAGCCTTGGGATCCTCGGGCAGTTCCTGGCCGGGCCGGAAGGCCTCGTGAACTTCGATGGCCTGGGCCACGAGATCACGATCGTGATCCGAAATGGGGTAGTCCTTGAGGACCATGCGGGACACCTCGGCGCCCTTTTCCGCATGGTGCGGCTCCAGGCGGCAGGTGTCATGCAGCAACCCGGCGAACTGGGCCAGGAGCCCGATGTGGCGGCAGTCGTCCGGGGACAGGGCCGTGCACTCCACCAGGAC
This is a stretch of genomic DNA from Desulfovibrio aminophilus DSM 12254. It encodes these proteins:
- a CDS encoding HD domain-containing protein is translated as MASLQTIPAFYLDCAVELKFSWDMFFDHPLILRLQEDCLPFLYDDFGHGVEHSKKVAQEACAIVLVECTALSPDDCRHIGLLAQFAGLLHDTCRLEPHHAEKGAEVSRMVLKDYPISDHDRDLVAQAIEVHEAFRPGQELPEDPKARLLAGALYDADKFRWGPDNFVTTLWEICDYAEWSLKEIADRFPEGLARVEAVGGTFRTRTGRKYGPQMIEQGLALGRELQQRLKDLSGTGRRLSGREVRE